In Candidatus Dormiibacterota bacterium, one DNA window encodes the following:
- a CDS encoding xanthine dehydrogenase family protein subunit M, which produces MLPAPFEYHAPKTMDEALGLLDELGEDAKVLAGGQSLIPLLKLRFASPAHLVDINKIKDLDFLEERHGTLSIGPLFRHKSAERSSLLASRYHVMADAAPQIADPIIRNRGTIAGSVAHADPSGDWGTVLLALDADLVLRSKSGSRTVKARDFFSGPFSTALQPTEILSEIRIPVAKPQTGGAYLKLERKVGDFATVAVAVHLQMDDGKVGSAGIGLTAVGPQNIRAERAEAALLGARLDDDTIKEAAALAAEAAEPKADHRGSVQYKRNIVRVFTERGLKRAYERARGGG; this is translated from the coding sequence ATGCTGCCAGCGCCATTTGAGTACCACGCCCCGAAGACCATGGACGAGGCGCTGGGCCTCCTCGATGAGCTCGGTGAAGACGCCAAGGTCCTGGCCGGCGGCCAGAGCCTGATCCCGCTTCTCAAGCTACGGTTCGCGAGTCCGGCGCACCTGGTCGACATCAACAAGATCAAGGACCTGGACTTTCTCGAGGAGCGCCACGGGACCCTTTCCATCGGTCCGCTCTTCCGCCACAAGTCCGCGGAGCGCTCGAGCCTGCTGGCCTCGCGCTACCACGTGATGGCCGACGCCGCCCCCCAGATCGCCGACCCGATCATCCGCAACCGCGGAACGATTGCGGGATCGGTCGCCCACGCGGACCCCTCGGGTGACTGGGGAACGGTCTTGCTCGCGCTCGACGCCGACTTGGTCCTGCGCTCGAAGTCCGGAAGCCGGACGGTCAAGGCTCGCGACTTCTTCAGCGGGCCGTTCAGCACCGCGCTGCAACCCACCGAGATTCTGTCCGAGATCCGGATACCCGTTGCCAAGCCCCAAACCGGCGGCGCCTACCTCAAGCTGGAGCGCAAGGTCGGTGACTTCGCCACCGTCGCGGTTGCGGTCCATCTGCAGATGGATGACGGCAAGGTCGGTTCGGCGGGAATCGGACTGACAGCCGTTGGGCCCCAAAACATCCGGGCGGAGCGGGCCGAGGCCGCGCTGCTGGGCGCCAGGTTAGATGACGACACGATCAAGGAAGCGGCCGCCCTGGCGGCGGAGGCCGCCGAGCCGAAAGCCGACCATCGCGGATCCGTCCAGTACAAACGCAACATCGTCCGGGTCTTTACCGAGCGTGGACTGAAGCGCGCCTACGAGCGCGCGAGGGGAGGTGGATGA
- a CDS encoding XdhC family protein yields the protein MRDVMTDVKVWLEQGDPVAVATVISTWGSAPRPAGSRMAISQSGKIAGSVSGGCLEGEVFEQAQAILKGKPASLFHYGVSDDLAWTVGLSCGGEIDVLVEPLAQVHRDLMAALEQEHPVVLKTGVGEAPGARALLTLADPEVPDLLNRENPVRQDGVFLEPFPRPPELFIFGGSHVAIPLTRLASAIGFRVTVVDARSKFAEKDRFPEARRVIKAWPDEVLKDLPMDGSTYVVILTHDPKFDDPTITAALCGRPRYIGAIGSKKTHRDRVARLIKAGVDPREIERVQAPIGLDLGAQTAEETALAILAQMVAVRHGKQGGPMPGPAAAA from the coding sequence ATGCGCGACGTCATGACCGACGTCAAGGTGTGGCTCGAGCAAGGCGACCCGGTCGCGGTCGCGACCGTGATCAGTACCTGGGGGAGCGCCCCGCGGCCGGCCGGCTCGCGGATGGCCATCAGCCAGTCGGGAAAGATCGCTGGCTCCGTCAGCGGCGGGTGTCTCGAGGGCGAGGTCTTCGAGCAGGCCCAGGCGATCCTGAAGGGGAAGCCCGCCAGCCTGTTTCACTACGGCGTCAGTGACGACCTCGCCTGGACCGTCGGCCTGAGCTGCGGCGGCGAAATCGATGTGCTCGTCGAGCCACTGGCGCAGGTGCATCGCGACCTGATGGCCGCGTTGGAGCAGGAGCATCCGGTGGTGCTGAAGACGGGCGTCGGCGAGGCGCCCGGTGCCCGCGCGCTCCTGACGCTGGCGGACCCGGAGGTCCCCGACCTTCTCAACCGGGAGAACCCGGTCCGGCAGGACGGTGTCTTCCTCGAGCCCTTCCCCCGTCCACCGGAGCTCTTCATCTTCGGCGGCTCGCACGTCGCCATCCCGCTGACGCGCCTGGCGAGCGCGATCGGCTTCCGGGTGACGGTCGTCGATGCCCGGTCAAAGTTCGCGGAGAAAGACCGCTTTCCCGAGGCGCGACGGGTAATCAAGGCCTGGCCGGACGAGGTCCTGAAGGACCTGCCGATGGACGGCTCGACCTACGTCGTGATCCTGACGCACGACCCGAAGTTCGATGATCCGACGATCACCGCGGCGCTGTGCGGGCGGCCTCGCTACATCGGCGCCATCGGCAGCAAGAAGACCCATCGCGACCGAGTCGCGAGGTTGATCAAGGCCGGGGTCGACCCGCGCGAGATCGAGCGTGTCCAGGCGCCGATCGGCCTCGACCTCGGGGCGCAGACCGCCGAGGAGACGGCGCTGGCGATCCTGGCGCAAATGGTGGCAGTGCGCCATGGGAAGCAGGGTGGCCCGATGCCGGGCCCGGCCGCGGCGGCGTGA
- a CDS encoding VWA domain-containing protein, with amino-acid sequence MPDPGAILARNWLHFGRILRGLGFDAGPARMLPFLTTLTVIDLRRPDDVRTAVHVHFARRRDELQILDRALGAFLQANAAHGELPAPSATASSQRETQMTLTGRQLKVLDEEGAAAEGAEEQEVASYSQAEVLRQKDFDTLTEAEMAEVRRLIRLMRLPAGLTRSRRARPGGHDRLDIRRLLRRSLRFGGELLVFSWKSPTLRARPLVLLCDISGSMERYTRLLLNFTYALKNASTRVEVFVFATRLTRITRLLRSHDVDAALNRVMASVDDWSGGTRIGEAIETFNRRYARRVLSHGATVAIISDGWDRGDAAHMRRAIARLQRSCHRLIWMNPLMGAPGYEPLTLGLQAALPFVDDFLPAHNLANLEALGALLLETAGRRPVRRQTLVRASA; translated from the coding sequence ATGCCTGACCCGGGCGCGATCCTCGCCCGCAACTGGTTGCATTTCGGTCGGATCCTTCGGGGCCTCGGTTTCGACGCCGGCCCTGCGCGGATGCTGCCGTTCCTTACGACCCTGACGGTGATCGACCTGCGCCGTCCGGACGATGTCCGAACCGCGGTTCATGTCCACTTCGCCCGACGGCGAGACGAGCTGCAGATCCTGGACCGGGCGCTGGGCGCCTTCCTTCAGGCCAACGCGGCGCATGGCGAGCTGCCCGCACCGTCCGCGACGGCGTCATCCCAACGGGAAACCCAGATGACGCTTACGGGCCGCCAGTTGAAGGTGCTCGATGAGGAGGGCGCGGCGGCCGAAGGCGCCGAGGAGCAGGAGGTGGCGAGCTACTCGCAGGCCGAGGTGCTTCGCCAGAAAGACTTCGACACCCTGACCGAGGCCGAGATGGCGGAGGTCCGGCGGCTGATCCGGCTGATGCGGCTTCCCGCCGGCCTGACGCGATCCCGACGGGCGCGCCCGGGCGGCCACGATCGGCTCGATATCCGCCGGCTTCTGCGGCGCAGCCTGCGATTTGGCGGCGAGCTGCTGGTCTTCAGTTGGAAGAGCCCGACCCTTCGGGCGCGCCCGCTGGTTCTGCTTTGCGACATCAGCGGCTCCATGGAGCGCTACACGCGCCTCCTTCTCAACTTCACGTACGCGCTGAAGAATGCCAGTACGCGCGTCGAGGTGTTCGTCTTCGCCACACGCCTGACCCGTATCACCCGCTTGCTCCGGAGCCATGACGTCGATGCCGCGCTGAACCGCGTGATGGCGTCGGTCGATGACTGGTCGGGCGGAACCCGCATCGGCGAGGCGATCGAGACTTTCAACCGGCGTTATGCGCGCCGCGTGCTCAGCCACGGTGCCACCGTCGCCATCATCAGTGACGGCTGGGACCGCGGTGATGCGGCGCATATGCGGCGGGCGATCGCCCGGCTGCAGCGGTCCTGCCACCGGCTGATCTGGATGAACCCGTTGATGGGTGCCCCCGGCTATGAGCCGCTTACCCTGGGGCTGCAGGCGGCGCTCCCCTTCGTCGACGACTTCCTACCCGCCCACAACCTCGCGAACCTGGAGGCGCTCGGCGCGTTGTTGCTGGAAACCGCAGGCCGACGGCCGGTTCGCCGCCAGACGCTGGTCCGAGCATCCGCATGA
- a CDS encoding MoxR family ATPase — MQDLPVSSIEDVERALQAHHYVADRSLATTIFLALTLDKPLLLEGEAGVGKTEVGKVLAEILDTRLIRLQCYEGIDVNNAVYEWAYAKQMLHIRLLEASGTNRDETEREIYSHQFLVKRPLLQAIESDGAKPPVLLIDEIDRADDEFEAFLLELLSDFQISIPEIGTIKADKPPAVIITSNRTREIHDALKRRCLYFWIDYPSVDREYEIITARVPDVPKKLARQVSEFIGGVRRLDLYKLPGIAETLDWTRSLMALGETELSEAAVQATLGAVVKYQEDLERLRGAGSRELVARAVNA, encoded by the coding sequence ATGCAGGACCTTCCCGTTTCGTCGATCGAGGACGTCGAGCGGGCGCTGCAGGCACACCACTACGTTGCCGATCGCAGCCTGGCAACGACCATCTTCCTTGCCCTGACGCTGGACAAGCCGCTTCTGCTCGAAGGTGAGGCCGGGGTTGGGAAGACGGAAGTCGGCAAGGTGCTCGCCGAGATCCTCGACACGCGACTGATCCGGCTGCAGTGCTACGAAGGCATCGACGTCAACAACGCCGTCTACGAATGGGCCTACGCGAAGCAGATGCTACACATCCGTCTGCTGGAAGCGTCCGGCACCAACCGGGACGAGACCGAGCGCGAGATCTACAGCCACCAGTTCCTGGTGAAGCGCCCGCTGCTGCAGGCGATCGAAAGTGACGGCGCGAAGCCGCCGGTGCTCTTGATCGACGAAATCGACCGGGCCGACGACGAATTCGAGGCGTTCCTCCTCGAGCTGCTCTCCGATTTCCAGATCTCGATCCCCGAGATCGGCACCATCAAGGCCGACAAGCCGCCGGCGGTGATCATCACCTCGAACCGCACGCGCGAGATTCATGATGCCCTGAAGCGCCGCTGCCTTTATTTCTGGATCGACTACCCGTCGGTCGATCGGGAGTACGAGATCATCACCGCGCGGGTGCCGGACGTTCCGAAAAAGCTGGCCCGGCAGGTCAGCGAGTTCATTGGTGGCGTTCGTCGCCTCGACCTCTATAAGTTGCCGGGCATCGCCGAGACGCTCGACTGGACCCGCTCACTGATGGCACTCGGCGAAACCGAGCTCAGCGAAGCCGCCGTGCAGGCGACGCTCGGCGCCGTGGTGAAGTACCAGGAGGATCTCGAACGACTGCGCGGCGCGGGCTCGCGGGAGCTCGTTGCCCGCGCCGTCAATGCCTGA
- a CDS encoding xanthine dehydrogenase family protein subunit M, which produces MTPAAFDYVVPRSLPEAVAELVKHGQESKVLAGGHSLIPLMKLRLSTPSFLVDIGRIGNLSYIREEDGHIAIGALTSHHDIEFSDLLKSKLPLLTSAASQIGDPQVRNRGTIGGAAAHADPNGDFPACLLALDAELKVVGPKGERTIAANDFFVDTFTTSLEPNEILREIRIATPPPGSRGTYLKFSRRSQDWAIVAVAAQARVSGHEVTQVAIGLTGMGTRPIRASAVERALRGKAGHDDELRQAAERAADGTNPQQDLNGSPDYRRHLVQVLTRRALEQITAHH; this is translated from the coding sequence ATGACGCCTGCCGCATTCGATTACGTCGTCCCGCGCAGCCTGCCGGAGGCGGTTGCGGAACTGGTCAAGCACGGCCAGGAGTCGAAGGTCCTCGCCGGTGGGCATAGTCTCATCCCGCTGATGAAGCTGCGCCTCTCGACGCCGTCCTTCCTGGTGGACATCGGCCGTATTGGCAACCTCAGCTACATCCGTGAGGAAGACGGCCACATCGCGATCGGCGCACTGACGAGTCACCACGACATCGAGTTTTCCGACCTGCTGAAGAGCAAGCTGCCGCTGTTGACCAGCGCCGCCTCACAGATCGGCGACCCGCAGGTTCGCAACCGCGGGACGATCGGCGGCGCGGCGGCGCACGCCGACCCAAACGGGGACTTCCCGGCCTGCTTGCTGGCGCTCGATGCCGAGCTCAAGGTGGTCGGCCCCAAGGGCGAACGCACCATCGCCGCCAACGATTTCTTTGTCGACACGTTCACGACGTCACTCGAACCCAACGAGATCCTGCGTGAGATCCGGATCGCGACGCCGCCGCCGGGCAGCAGAGGCACCTACCTGAAGTTCAGCCGGCGGTCGCAGGACTGGGCGATCGTGGCGGTCGCCGCGCAGGCGAGAGTGAGCGGTCACGAGGTCACGCAGGTGGCGATCGGTCTCACCGGGATGGGGACCCGCCCGATCCGGGCATCCGCAGTCGAGCGAGCGTTGCGCGGCAAGGCGGGGCACGACGACGAGCTTCGCCAGGCGGCCGAGCGGGCCGCGGACGGCACCAACCCGCAGCAAGACCTGAACGGCTCGCCGGATTACCGCCGGCACCTGGTACAGGTCCTGACCCGGCGGGCGCTCGAACAGATCACGGCGCACCACTAA
- a CDS encoding xanthine dehydrogenase family protein molybdopterin-binding subunit produces the protein MAISQMVGASVKRREDPRLVTGTGSYVDDIAQTAVVHMHVIRSSEAHARILGIETARAKEADGVIAIFTGKDLKPEFGAPLPVTVCFVPDKKYPNHYPVAIDKVHYVGEPVAIVLASSRAAAEDAGERIDIKYEPLPAVTDIEKAIEKGAPILHEELGSNLSYDTKFAAGDIEAAFKEADITIKQRLVQQRLIPIAIEPRGVLADYKTFANKLTVWSSTQIPHFVKVWLAVILGIPESNVRVVAPEVGGGFGSKIRVYPEEILTALASRKLGRPVKWIEDRSENTKATHHGRDQIWDVEIAAKKDGTVLGLRPTQWLNLGGYCSQFGTFQVLGMLVAQGAYKMKAFDGRAVGVFTNTTPTDAYRGAGRPEATYLIERVMDLVARETGIDPVEVRRKNFVRVEDQPFTTLLGLTYDSGDYTITLDKALEMVDYKALRREQAEKRKQGKYIGIGLSTYIEICGLGPAGATQAAVGVSLWGMSVVNVHFTGKATVIIGSSPHGQGHETTYAQVASDVLGIPVEDIDVQHGDTAIGPMGMDTYGSRSTALDGNAVHISSMKVQEKARKIAAHLLEAAEGDVVYENGKAFVKGTPSKGVTIQEIAVAAFQTSRLPKGMEGGLEATTFFDPTNFVWPFGAHIAVVEVDAETGATKILRYVAVDDVGNRINPMVVDGQLHGGIAQGIGQALFEEAVYDESGQLRTGSLVDYLIPTASDVPSYELAATVTPSPVNPLGTKGVGEAGTIASTPAVMNAIVDALEPFGVKDIDMPATPQKLWALMHRNGGTKR, from the coding sequence ATGGCGATATCCCAAATGGTTGGCGCCTCCGTCAAGCGACGCGAAGATCCACGGCTGGTCACCGGGACCGGCAGCTACGTCGACGACATTGCACAGACGGCCGTCGTCCACATGCACGTGATCCGATCGAGCGAGGCCCACGCGAGGATCCTCGGCATCGAGACCGCCCGGGCGAAGGAAGCCGACGGCGTGATCGCGATCTTTACCGGGAAAGACCTGAAGCCGGAGTTCGGCGCACCCCTGCCGGTCACGGTGTGCTTTGTACCCGATAAGAAGTATCCGAACCACTATCCGGTCGCGATCGACAAGGTTCATTACGTGGGCGAGCCGGTTGCGATCGTGCTGGCCTCGAGCCGGGCCGCCGCCGAGGACGCGGGTGAGCGGATCGACATCAAGTACGAGCCGCTGCCGGCGGTCACGGACATCGAGAAAGCCATCGAGAAGGGCGCTCCCATCCTCCACGAAGAGCTGGGAAGCAACCTCTCGTATGACACCAAGTTTGCGGCCGGCGATATCGAGGCCGCCTTCAAGGAAGCCGACATCACGATCAAGCAGCGCCTCGTCCAGCAACGCCTGATCCCAATCGCGATCGAGCCACGCGGCGTGCTGGCAGATTACAAGACGTTCGCCAACAAGCTCACCGTGTGGTCATCGACCCAGATTCCGCACTTTGTCAAGGTGTGGCTGGCTGTCATCCTTGGCATTCCCGAAAGCAACGTTCGGGTGGTCGCGCCCGAGGTTGGTGGCGGGTTTGGGTCGAAGATCCGGGTCTACCCCGAGGAGATTCTGACCGCCCTCGCGTCGCGGAAGTTGGGTCGGCCGGTCAAATGGATCGAGGATCGAAGCGAAAACACCAAGGCAACCCACCATGGGCGGGACCAGATCTGGGATGTCGAGATCGCCGCGAAGAAGGATGGCACCGTACTCGGCCTCCGGCCGACGCAGTGGCTCAACCTCGGCGGCTACTGCAGCCAGTTTGGCACCTTCCAGGTGCTGGGCATGCTGGTCGCGCAGGGCGCCTACAAGATGAAGGCGTTCGATGGAAGGGCGGTCGGCGTCTTCACGAACACGACGCCGACCGACGCTTACCGCGGGGCCGGCCGGCCTGAGGCGACGTACCTGATCGAGCGGGTGATGGACCTGGTGGCCCGTGAGACCGGCATCGACCCGGTCGAGGTCCGGCGGAAGAATTTCGTCCGGGTGGAGGACCAGCCCTTCACGACCTTGCTCGGGCTCACCTACGATTCGGGCGACTACACCATCACCCTGGACAAAGCCCTGGAGATGGTCGACTACAAGGCCTTGCGCCGCGAGCAAGCGGAGAAGCGCAAGCAGGGCAAGTACATCGGCATTGGCCTCTCAACCTACATCGAGATCTGTGGGTTGGGCCCGGCGGGCGCCACGCAGGCGGCGGTCGGCGTCTCGCTCTGGGGCATGTCGGTGGTCAACGTCCATTTCACCGGCAAGGCCACCGTTATCATCGGAAGCTCGCCGCATGGGCAGGGGCACGAGACGACCTACGCCCAGGTGGCATCCGACGTGCTCGGCATCCCCGTCGAGGACATCGACGTCCAGCATGGGGACACGGCGATCGGCCCCATGGGAATGGACACCTACGGTAGCCGGAGCACGGCGCTGGACGGCAACGCCGTGCACATCAGCTCGATGAAGGTGCAGGAGAAGGCGCGGAAGATCGCCGCCCACTTGCTGGAGGCGGCGGAAGGCGACGTCGTCTACGAAAACGGCAAGGCCTTCGTGAAAGGCACGCCGTCGAAAGGGGTCACCATCCAAGAGATCGCCGTGGCCGCCTTCCAGACCAGCCGGCTCCCTAAGGGCATGGAAGGCGGTCTGGAGGCCACGACCTTCTTCGATCCCACCAACTTCGTCTGGCCGTTCGGCGCCCACATCGCGGTCGTGGAAGTCGATGCCGAAACCGGCGCCACGAAAATCCTTCGCTACGTCGCCGTCGACGACGTCGGCAACAGGATCAACCCGATGGTGGTCGACGGCCAGCTCCATGGCGGCATCGCCCAGGGTATCGGCCAGGCTCTCTTCGAAGAAGCGGTTTATGACGAGTCTGGCCAGCTACGGACGGGTAGCCTCGTCGACTACCTGATTCCGACGGCGTCCGACGTCCCCTCGTACGAGCTGGCGGCGACGGTGACCCCCAGCCCGGTCAACCCGCTGGGCACCAAGGGCGTCGGGGAGGCGGGAACGATCGCCTCAACCCCCGCCGTGATGAACGCCATCGTGGACGCCCTCGAACCATTCGGGGTCAAGGACATCGACATGCCGGCCACCCCACAGAAACTCTGGGCGCTGATGCACCGCAACGGAGGGACAAAACGATGA
- a CDS encoding (2Fe-2S)-binding protein, producing the protein MRRRVAVTINGTKHEHEVEPRLLLVQYIRELAGLTGTHVGCDTSNCGACTVELDGHSVKSCTVFAVQADGAQVTTIEGLAKGSTLHPLQKAFWDEHGLQCGFCTPGMIMAAKQLLERNPNPTEQEIRMGLEGNLCRCTGYHNIVKSIQAAAKVMAPGAERKAPAPVS; encoded by the coding sequence ATGAGGCGCAGGGTTGCCGTCACCATCAATGGCACCAAGCACGAGCACGAGGTGGAGCCTCGGCTGCTGCTGGTGCAGTACATCCGAGAGCTGGCGGGGCTCACTGGGACGCATGTCGGGTGCGACACCAGCAACTGCGGAGCGTGCACCGTCGAGTTGGACGGCCACAGCGTGAAGTCCTGCACGGTCTTCGCCGTCCAGGCCGATGGGGCCCAGGTCACGACGATCGAGGGCCTGGCCAAGGGATCGACGCTACATCCTCTTCAGAAGGCATTCTGGGACGAGCACGGCCTCCAGTGCGGCTTCTGCACCCCGGGCATGATCATGGCGGCGAAGCAGCTGCTCGAGCGCAACCCCAACCCGACCGAGCAAGAGATCCGAATGGGGCTCGAGGGCAACCTCTGCCGCTGTACCGGCTACCACAACATTGTCAAGTCGATCCAGGCGGCGGCCAAGGTGATGGCGCCTGGGGCCGAGCGCAAAGCGCCCGCGCCGGTCTCCTAG